A portion of the Cyanobium sp. PCC 7001 genome contains these proteins:
- the rpsG gene encoding 30S ribosomal protein S7 yields MSRRNAAEKRPILPDPQFNSRLASMIVARLMKHGKKSTAQRILSDAFALINERTGSDPLELFETAVRNATPLVEVRARRVGGATYQVPMEVRQERGTAMALRWLVNFSRARNGRSMAQKLAGELMDAANEAGSAVRKREETHKMAEANKAFAHYRY; encoded by the coding sequence ATGTCCCGCCGCAACGCTGCCGAAAAGCGCCCGATCCTTCCCGATCCCCAGTTCAACAGCCGTCTGGCCTCGATGATCGTGGCCCGGCTCATGAAGCACGGCAAGAAGTCCACCGCCCAGCGGATCCTGTCGGACGCCTTCGCCCTGATCAACGAGCGCACCGGCTCCGATCCCCTGGAGCTGTTCGAAACGGCTGTGCGAAACGCCACGCCCCTGGTGGAAGTGCGGGCCCGCCGGGTGGGTGGTGCCACCTACCAGGTGCCGATGGAGGTGCGCCAGGAGCGGGGCACGGCCATGGCCCTGCGCTGGCTGGTGAATTTCTCCAGAGCCCGCAACGGCCGCAGCATGGCCCAGAAGCTGGCGGGCGAGCTCATGGATGCCGCCAATGAAGCCGGCAGCGCGGTGCGCAAGCGGGAAGAGACCCACAAGATGGCCGAAGCCAACAAGGCTTTTGCGCACTACCGCTACTGA
- a CDS encoding phosphodiester glycosidase family protein: MAEQLGGGERQGTGISINGQSQQARWLWIGPADGPPRQLWLPLEVLENQLGVSSRSRPDGSLDLEWFGRPLLVPPARQRSLDDEVAVDALPLLSAVGVQTEARGAQLSLNLAAAPVLQVRSGNQPGARRLVLDLGRPALVRSAGAQLLLDVQASPAQVQELRNLGLVVQGSGRGLAVRPRRGPVSKVFTLGDPNRLVIDIPAEGDSGPIAPAPISPEVQAMIGRTLRWDRLVRDGVRINAVRIDPRTAPLQLRPLVRPGSMEGLTSLVQLAGQTRALVAINGGYFNRVRRLPLGALKVDGRWMSGPILNRGVAAWNGREVPSFGRLLLEEWVIGPDRARLPIVVVNSGYVQRGVSRYTADWGPFYRALSGSETGLLLGSDGVVSRSLASAELAQGIPLRPGETLLVGRGGVGLPWGPGSRLQLSSRPSNALGSMNQVIGGGPLLLQGGRITLNGAAENFSASFLRQGAPRTVLGSDGREVWLITLEGVNGSGPTLGQAAQLLRALGLRDALNLDGGSSTGLVLGGSHQVKGRGVAGSVHNGVGLVP, from the coding sequence ATGGCCGAACAGCTGGGCGGCGGCGAGCGCCAGGGCACCGGCATCAGCATCAATGGTCAGTCCCAGCAGGCCCGCTGGCTCTGGATCGGCCCTGCGGACGGCCCGCCGCGCCAGCTCTGGCTGCCTCTGGAGGTGCTGGAGAACCAGCTGGGGGTGAGCAGCCGCAGCCGCCCTGACGGCAGCCTCGATCTGGAATGGTTCGGCCGGCCCCTGCTGGTGCCCCCGGCCCGGCAGCGCAGCCTCGACGACGAAGTGGCGGTGGATGCCCTGCCGCTGCTCTCCGCCGTGGGGGTGCAGACGGAGGCCCGGGGCGCCCAACTGTCGCTCAACCTGGCCGCTGCCCCGGTGCTGCAGGTGCGCAGCGGCAACCAACCGGGAGCGCGGCGCCTGGTGCTCGACCTGGGCCGTCCGGCCCTGGTGCGCAGTGCCGGTGCCCAGCTTCTGCTGGATGTGCAGGCCAGCCCCGCCCAGGTGCAGGAGCTTCGCAACCTGGGGCTTGTGGTGCAGGGCTCCGGGCGGGGGCTGGCGGTACGGCCCCGCCGCGGACCGGTGAGCAAGGTGTTCACCCTGGGGGATCCGAACCGCCTGGTGATCGACATCCCCGCCGAGGGGGACAGCGGCCCAATCGCGCCGGCGCCGATCAGCCCGGAGGTGCAGGCCATGATCGGGCGCACCCTGCGCTGGGATCGCCTCGTGCGCGATGGGGTGCGGATCAACGCGGTGCGGATCGATCCCCGCACCGCTCCCCTGCAGCTGCGGCCACTGGTGCGGCCCGGCTCGATGGAGGGGCTCACCTCCCTGGTGCAGCTCGCCGGCCAGACCCGGGCCCTGGTGGCGATCAACGGGGGGTATTTCAACCGGGTGCGGCGCCTGCCGCTCGGGGCCCTCAAGGTGGATGGCCGCTGGATGTCCGGACCGATCCTCAACCGCGGCGTGGCGGCCTGGAACGGCAGGGAGGTGCCCAGCTTCGGCCGTCTGCTCCTGGAGGAGTGGGTGATCGGGCCCGACCGGGCCCGCCTGCCGATCGTGGTGGTGAACAGTGGCTATGTGCAGCGGGGCGTGAGTCGCTACACGGCGGACTGGGGGCCCTTCTACCGGGCGCTGAGTGGCTCGGAGACGGGGCTGCTGCTCGGCAGCGACGGTGTGGTGAGCCGCAGCCTGGCCAGCGCGGAACTCGCCCAGGGGATTCCCCTGCGCCCGGGGGAGACCCTGCTGGTGGGCCGCGGCGGCGTCGGGCTGCCCTGGGGGCCCGGCAGCCGCCTGCAGCTCAGCAGCCGGCCCAGCAATGCGCTGGGCAGCATGAACCAGGTGATCGGCGGTGGCCCTCTGCTGCTGCAGGGCGGCCGGATCACCCTCAATGGAGCGGCCGAGAATTTCAGTGCCAGCTTCCTGCGGCAGGGGGCCCCCCGCACGGTGCTGGGCAGCGATGGCCGCGAGGTGTGGCTGATCACCCTGGAGGGCGTCAACGGCAGCGGGCCCACGCTGGGCCAGGCCGCCCAGCTGCTCCGGGCTCTGGGGCTGCGGGACGCCCTCAACCTGGACGGCGGCAGTTCCACCGGCCTGGTGCTGGGGGGGAGTCACCAGGTCAAGGGCCGCGGCGTGGCCGGATCGGTGCACAACGGGGTCGGCCTGGTGCCCTGA
- the gltB gene encoding glutamate synthase large subunit, which produces MPRPTRPVWPHCDSPAPEAVAGERDACGVGFLASLKGERSHWVLQQALRGLDCMEHRGGCGGDGDSGDGAGVLCGIPWTYLEAVWPAAADSVSQHRGLGMVFLPAAAERRDEARRFCEAEAAQLGLRSLGWRPVPVDPSVLGPMARSTAPVIEQWLLAADVHGDALEGLLFRLRRRCGDRARETWGPGAGDLYFASLSNRTVVYKGMVRSEVLAAFYADLRDTRFAVSFAVYHRRFSTNTLPRWPLAQPMRLLGHNGEINTLLGNINWAKASEVNLEAVWGHAADDLRPVVNAAFSDSANLDATLELMVRSGRPITESLLTLVPEAFRDQPELADKPEIQAFYEYSACTQEPWDGPALLVFADGRSVGATLDRNGLRPARYCITSDGFVVMGSETGVVDLVESSIVEKGRLGPGQMLAVDLEQCRLLHNWDVKQEVASRHPYGAWLAEHRRTLLAQPWEDQRQLDDLELLQQQTAFGFTAEDLDLVIEDMAGAAKEPTYCMGDDIPLAVLSSKPHLLYDYFKQRFAQVTNPPIDPLREKLVMSLEMHLGRRGSPLRPEPASAAVLHLSSPILNEAELEAVGQQGLPSTTLSTLLSIEDGPAGLEGAINRLRSEAEAAVRGGSQILVLSDRGINATTTYIPPLLAVGAVHHHLLALGLRLQTSLVVDTAQCWSTHHLACLIGFGASAVCPWLTWETTRHWLAHPKTQKLIERGRLPELTAARVQANVRKALEDGLRKILSKIGISLLASYHGAQIFEAIGIGADLIDLAFRGTTSRVAGLSLADLASETLSFHAKAFPELNRTKLEFMGFVQYRTGGEFHLNSPEMAKALHAAVAAGPGYDHFSTYKTLLEHRPVTALRDLLELRPAATPLPLEQVESVESICSRFCTGGMSLGALSREAHEVLAVAMNRIGGKSNSGEGGEDPARFHVLQDVDAEGRSASLPTIRGLRNGDSACSAIKQIASGRFGVTPEYLRSGRQLEIKVAQGAKPGEGGQLPGPKVDPYIAWLRNSKAGVALISPPPHHDIYSIEDLAQLIHDLHQVHPAAKVSVKLVAEIGIGTIAAGVAKANADVIQISGHDGGTGASPLSSIKHAGTPWELGLTEVHRSLLTNGLRDRVLLRADGGLKTGWDVIIAALLGAEEFGFGSVAMIAEGCIMARVCHTNNCPVGVATQKEALRQRFTGLPEHVVNFFLYVAEEVRQLLSVLGVARLEDLIGRTELLQPRDVPLTKTRSLDLSCLIDPVADPADRSWLLHEHDAHGNGPILEDTLLADAAVMAAIEGHGTVERSLAIVNTDRSVGARLAGEIAARHGNRGFQGQLDLTFSGAAGQSFGAFLLQGMNVRLIGDANDYVGKGINGGRVTVVPQAGSRDPGSQVILGNTCLYGATGGELFALGRAGERFAVRNSGARAVVEGTGDHCCEYMTGGIVVVLGSTGRNVAAGMTGGVAFLLDESGGLADRLNPETVTLCDLTTPEQDELLRPLLEAHLQATGSTKAASILADWSSWKSRFKVLVPPSEKETVGLVEREAVAVG; this is translated from the coding sequence ATGCCTCGTCCCACCCGCCCCGTTTGGCCGCACTGCGACAGCCCTGCTCCTGAGGCCGTGGCCGGGGAACGGGATGCCTGCGGCGTGGGATTCCTCGCCTCCCTGAAGGGAGAACGCAGCCACTGGGTGCTGCAGCAGGCCCTCCGCGGCCTCGACTGCATGGAGCACCGCGGCGGCTGCGGCGGCGATGGTGACTCCGGCGACGGCGCTGGAGTGCTCTGCGGCATTCCCTGGACCTACCTCGAGGCGGTGTGGCCAGCCGCTGCGGACTCCGTGTCCCAGCATCGCGGTCTGGGGATGGTGTTTCTTCCCGCCGCTGCCGAACGCCGGGATGAAGCGCGCCGGTTCTGTGAAGCCGAGGCGGCTCAGCTGGGTCTGCGCTCCCTCGGCTGGCGCCCCGTGCCGGTGGATCCCAGCGTGCTCGGGCCCATGGCGCGCTCCACGGCCCCTGTGATCGAGCAGTGGCTGCTGGCGGCCGACGTGCATGGCGACGCCCTCGAAGGCCTGCTGTTCCGCCTGCGGCGCCGCTGCGGCGATCGGGCCCGCGAGACCTGGGGCCCGGGCGCGGGAGACCTCTATTTCGCCTCGCTCAGCAACCGCACCGTGGTCTACAAGGGCATGGTGCGATCCGAGGTGCTGGCGGCGTTCTACGCCGATCTGCGCGACACGCGCTTCGCGGTGAGTTTCGCCGTGTACCACCGCCGCTTCAGCACCAACACCCTGCCCCGCTGGCCCCTGGCCCAGCCGATGCGCCTGCTCGGCCACAACGGGGAGATCAACACCCTGCTGGGCAACATCAACTGGGCCAAGGCCTCGGAAGTGAATCTCGAAGCGGTGTGGGGCCACGCGGCCGACGACCTCCGCCCGGTGGTGAACGCCGCCTTCAGCGATTCCGCCAACCTCGATGCCACCCTCGAGCTGATGGTGCGGAGCGGGCGCCCCATCACCGAGAGCCTGCTCACCCTGGTGCCCGAGGCCTTCCGGGATCAGCCGGAACTGGCCGACAAGCCCGAGATCCAGGCCTTCTACGAGTACTCCGCCTGCACCCAGGAGCCCTGGGATGGCCCCGCGCTGCTGGTGTTCGCCGACGGCCGCAGCGTGGGGGCCACCCTCGACCGCAACGGCCTCAGGCCGGCCCGCTACTGCATCACCAGCGATGGCTTCGTGGTGATGGGTTCGGAAACCGGGGTGGTGGACCTGGTGGAGAGCAGCATCGTCGAGAAGGGCCGTCTGGGTCCCGGCCAGATGCTCGCGGTTGACCTGGAGCAGTGCCGCCTCCTGCACAACTGGGACGTGAAGCAGGAGGTGGCGAGCCGCCACCCCTACGGAGCCTGGCTCGCCGAGCATCGCCGCACCCTGCTGGCCCAGCCCTGGGAGGACCAGCGCCAGCTCGACGACCTGGAACTCCTGCAGCAGCAGACGGCCTTCGGCTTCACCGCCGAGGACCTCGATCTGGTGATCGAGGACATGGCCGGCGCCGCCAAGGAGCCCACCTACTGCATGGGTGATGACATCCCCCTGGCGGTGCTCTCCAGCAAGCCCCACCTGCTCTACGACTACTTCAAGCAGCGTTTCGCCCAGGTCACCAACCCGCCGATCGACCCCCTGCGGGAAAAGCTGGTGATGAGCCTGGAGATGCATCTGGGCCGGCGCGGGTCCCCCCTGCGTCCGGAACCGGCCTCGGCCGCGGTGCTCCATCTCTCCAGCCCCATCCTCAACGAAGCCGAACTGGAGGCGGTGGGGCAGCAGGGGCTCCCCAGCACCACCCTCAGCACCCTGCTGTCGATCGAGGATGGTCCGGCGGGGCTGGAGGGGGCGATCAACCGGCTCCGCAGCGAGGCGGAAGCGGCCGTGCGCGGGGGCAGCCAGATCCTGGTGCTCTCCGACCGCGGCATCAACGCCACCACCACCTACATCCCGCCGCTGCTGGCGGTCGGTGCGGTGCATCACCACCTGCTGGCCCTGGGCCTGCGGCTGCAGACTTCCCTGGTGGTGGACACGGCCCAGTGCTGGAGCACCCACCATCTGGCCTGCCTGATCGGTTTCGGCGCCAGCGCCGTGTGCCCCTGGCTCACCTGGGAAACCACCCGCCACTGGCTGGCCCACCCCAAGACCCAGAAGCTGATCGAGCGGGGCAGGCTGCCCGAGCTCACGGCAGCCCGGGTGCAGGCCAACGTGCGCAAGGCCCTGGAGGATGGTCTGCGCAAGATCCTCTCCAAGATCGGGATCTCCCTGCTGGCCAGCTACCACGGGGCCCAGATCTTCGAAGCCATCGGCATCGGCGCCGACCTGATCGATCTGGCCTTCCGCGGCACCACCAGCCGGGTGGCGGGCCTGAGCCTGGCGGATCTGGCCAGCGAGACGCTCAGTTTCCACGCCAAGGCGTTCCCGGAACTGAACCGCACCAAGCTCGAGTTCATGGGCTTCGTGCAGTACCGCACCGGCGGTGAGTTCCACCTCAACAGTCCCGAGATGGCCAAGGCCCTCCATGCCGCTGTCGCGGCGGGCCCCGGCTATGACCACTTCTCCACCTACAAGACGCTGCTGGAGCACCGGCCAGTGACGGCCCTGCGCGATCTGCTGGAGCTCAGGCCCGCCGCCACGCCCCTGCCCCTGGAGCAGGTGGAGAGCGTGGAGAGCATCTGCAGCCGCTTCTGCACCGGCGGCATGAGCCTCGGCGCGCTGTCGCGGGAAGCCCATGAGGTGCTCGCCGTGGCGATGAACCGCATCGGCGGCAAGAGCAACAGCGGCGAGGGGGGAGAGGATCCAGCCCGCTTCCATGTGCTTCAGGACGTGGACGCCGAAGGCCGCTCCGCCAGCCTTCCCACCATCCGCGGCCTCCGCAACGGCGACAGCGCCTGCTCCGCGATCAAGCAGATCGCCTCCGGCCGCTTCGGGGTGACGCCGGAATACCTCCGCAGCGGCCGGCAGCTCGAGATCAAGGTGGCCCAGGGGGCCAAGCCCGGAGAAGGCGGGCAGCTGCCCGGACCCAAGGTGGATCCCTACATCGCCTGGCTGCGCAACAGCAAGGCGGGGGTGGCCCTGATCTCCCCTCCTCCCCACCACGACATCTATTCGATCGAGGACCTGGCCCAGTTGATCCACGACCTGCACCAGGTGCACCCCGCAGCCAAGGTGAGCGTGAAGCTGGTGGCCGAGATCGGCATCGGCACGATCGCCGCTGGCGTGGCCAAGGCCAATGCCGATGTGATCCAGATCTCCGGGCACGACGGCGGCACCGGCGCCTCCCCGCTCAGTTCGATCAAGCACGCCGGTACCCCCTGGGAGCTGGGCCTCACGGAGGTGCACCGGTCCCTGCTCACCAATGGCCTGCGGGATCGGGTGCTGCTGCGCGCCGACGGGGGCCTCAAGACCGGCTGGGACGTGATCATCGCCGCCCTGCTCGGGGCCGAGGAGTTCGGCTTCGGGTCGGTGGCGATGATCGCCGAGGGCTGCATCATGGCCCGCGTCTGCCACACCAACAACTGCCCGGTGGGGGTAGCCACCCAGAAGGAGGCCCTGCGCCAGCGCTTCACCGGACTGCCCGAGCATGTGGTGAACTTCTTCCTCTACGTGGCCGAGGAGGTGCGTCAGCTGCTGAGCGTGCTGGGCGTTGCGCGCCTGGAGGACCTGATCGGTCGCACCGAACTGCTGCAGCCGCGGGATGTGCCCCTCACCAAGACCCGCAGCCTCGATCTCTCCTGCCTGATCGATCCGGTGGCGGATCCAGCCGACCGCTCCTGGCTGCTGCATGAGCACGATGCCCACGGCAACGGCCCCATCCTCGAAGACACCCTCCTGGCCGATGCCGCCGTGATGGCGGCCATCGAAGGCCACGGCACCGTGGAGCGCAGCCTGGCCATCGTGAACACCGACCGCAGCGTCGGGGCGCGCCTGGCCGGAGAGATCGCCGCCCGCCACGGCAACAGAGGGTTCCAGGGGCAGCTGGATCTCACCTTTAGCGGAGCCGCAGGGCAAAGCTTTGGCGCGTTCCTGCTGCAGGGCATGAACGTGCGGCTGATCGGTGATGCCAATGACTACGTGGGCAAGGGCATCAACGGCGGTCGCGTCACGGTGGTGCCCCAGGCGGGCAGCAGGGATCCCGGCTCCCAGGTGATCCTCGGCAACACCTGCCTCTACGGAGCCACCGGAGGGGAGCTGTTCGCACTCGGCCGCGCCGGTGAGCGCTTCGCCGTGCGCAACAGCGGGGCCCGGGCGGTGGTGGAAGGCACCGGCGATCACTGCTGTGAATACATGACGGGCGGCATCGTGGTGGTGCTGGGCAGCACCGGCCGCAACGTGGCCGCCGGCATGACCGGTGGTGTGGCCTTCCTGCTGGATGAATCCGGCGGCCTGGCCGATCGCCTCAACCCCGAGACCGTGACCCTCTGCGACCTCACGACGCCGGAGCAGGACGAGCTGCTGCGGCCCCTGCTCGAGGCCCATCTCCAGGCCACGGGAAGCACCAAGGCGGCCAGCATCCTGGCGGACTGGTCCAGCTGGAAGTCACGCTTCAAGGTGCTGGTGCCGCCCAGTGAGAAGGAGACGGTGGGCCTGGTGGAGCGGGAGGCGGTGGCGGTGGGGTGA
- the rpsL gene encoding 30S ribosomal protein S12 → MPTIQQLIRTERQRLTRKTKSPALRSCPERRGVCTRVYTSTPKKPNSALRKVARVRLTSGFEVTAYIPGIGHNLQEHSVVLIRGGRVKDLPGVRYHIIRGTLDTAGVKDRRQARSKYGAKTPKS, encoded by the coding sequence ATGCCCACTATCCAGCAACTGATCCGCACTGAACGGCAACGTCTGACACGAAAGACGAAATCGCCGGCCCTGCGTTCCTGTCCCGAGCGCCGTGGTGTGTGCACCCGCGTGTACACCTCCACCCCCAAGAAGCCGAACTCGGCCCTGCGGAAGGTGGCGAGGGTCCGCCTCACGTCGGGGTTCGAGGTGACGGCCTACATCCCCGGCATCGGCCACAACCTGCAGGAGCACTCGGTGGTGCTGATCCGGGGCGGCAGGGTCAAGGACCTCCCCGGCGTGCGTTACCACATCATCCGCGGAACGCTGGACACCGCTGGCGTCAAGGATCGCCGCCAGGCCCGCTCCAAGTACGGCGCCAAGACCCCGAAATCCTGA
- the lipA gene encoding lipoyl synthase → MLKPDWLRVKAPQRERIGAVADLLVDLKLNTVCQEASCPNIGECFAGGTATFLIMGPGCTRACPYCDIDFDKSVRALDPTEPERLGEAVARLGLQHVVITSVNRDDLPDGGASQFVACMEQVRQRSPGTTIELLIPDFCGNWEALAAVMAGAPDVLNHNIETVPRLYRKARPQGIYQRSLELLRRVHDHWPRAYTKSGLMAGLGENDGEIQSVMNDLHDHHVDIITIGQYLSPGPKHLPVDRFVTPEQFESYRRYGEDQLGFLQVVSSPLTRSSYHAGEVRRLMQLHPR, encoded by the coding sequence GTGCTGAAGCCCGACTGGCTGCGTGTGAAGGCTCCCCAGCGGGAACGGATCGGCGCCGTCGCCGACCTGCTGGTGGACCTGAAGCTCAACACCGTCTGCCAGGAGGCGAGCTGCCCCAACATCGGTGAATGCTTTGCGGGGGGTACGGCCACCTTCCTGATCATGGGACCGGGCTGCACCCGGGCTTGCCCCTACTGCGACATCGATTTCGACAAGAGCGTGCGCGCCCTTGACCCCACGGAGCCCGAACGGCTGGGCGAGGCGGTGGCCCGGCTCGGGCTCCAGCACGTGGTGATCACCTCCGTGAACCGCGACGACCTCCCCGATGGTGGCGCAAGCCAGTTCGTGGCCTGCATGGAGCAGGTGCGGCAACGGTCGCCAGGCACCACCATCGAGCTGCTGATCCCGGACTTCTGCGGCAACTGGGAGGCCCTCGCCGCCGTGATGGCGGGCGCACCGGACGTGCTCAACCACAACATCGAGACCGTGCCCAGGCTCTACCGAAAGGCACGGCCTCAGGGGATCTACCAGCGATCCCTGGAGCTGCTCCGACGCGTGCACGACCACTGGCCCCGCGCCTACACCAAATCCGGCCTGATGGCGGGACTTGGTGAGAACGATGGGGAGATTCAAAGCGTGATGAACGACCTGCATGATCACCACGTGGACATCATCACCATCGGGCAATATCTCTCACCCGGCCCCAAGCATCTTCCGGTGGACCGCTTCGTGACACCGGAGCAGTTCGAGAGCTACAGGCGCTACGGAGAAGACCAGCTTGGCTTTCTGCAGGTTGTCAGCAGCCCTCTCACCCGCAGCAGCTATCACGCCGGTGAGGTCCGCAGGCTGATGCAGTTGCATCCTCGCTGA